Proteins co-encoded in one Meiothermus sp. genomic window:
- a CDS encoding type II CAAX prenyl endopeptidase Rce1 family protein translates to MDIVLYGIFVIVGYLGWLVCWSDSLEDLPKPKSFFQLGSLANFLLVAVSFFVMGQTTIFAASVNANLYSEVSPPLALPVLDMNRSASILELTLRFLKLLLFEDMPRIGIYLLALYVSTKFFSPSTSVFISLVLSSFCFALIHGFDLSLTIQAAFVGAILTLVGLRYGVAMSAFLHVALNHFKIGVFFPGFAAGTNIFLGIFLNSTWVYVLWSSLFWPKLRRE, encoded by the coding sequence ATGGATATAGTTTTATACGGCATTTTTGTCATTGTTGGATATCTAGGCTGGCTGGTTTGTTGGTCAGACTCCTTAGAAGATTTGCCGAAACCTAAAAGTTTCTTCCAACTCGGAAGTTTGGCCAATTTTTTACTTGTAGCCGTCTCTTTTTTTGTGATGGGTCAAACCACAATATTTGCGGCGTCAGTAAATGCTAACCTCTACTCAGAGGTATCTCCGCCATTAGCCCTACCCGTTTTGGACATGAATCGTTCCGCTAGTATTTTGGAGCTTACCCTCCGATTTCTAAAACTTCTCCTATTTGAAGATATGCCAAGAATAGGCATATATTTATTGGCACTTTATGTTAGTACCAAGTTTTTCTCCCCAAGTACTTCGGTATTTATTTCTTTGGTTCTATCCTCATTCTGCTTTGCTTTGATACACGGGTTTGATCTATCCCTAACCATTCAAGCCGCATTCGTTGGGGCCATTCTCACTTTAGTAGGTCTAAGATATGGGGTGGCTATGTCTGCTTTCTTGCACGTAGCGCTAAATCATTTCAAAATCGGCGTGTTTTTCCCTGGATTTGCTGCTGGCACTAACATTTTCTTAGGTATATTTTTGAATTCGACTTGGGTATATGTTTTATGGAGTTCTTTGTTTTGGCCAAAACTAAGGAGGGAGTAA
- a CDS encoding glycogen synthase: MKVAFVASEAFPFAKVGGLADVIGSLPQALKKQGLEPTIFIPWYWGIQGYYVGEAWFNFEGQREKIGIGHAEHGGVRYVLVGLGDFARDKSYGYPDDFRRFVRFAMATAELLGDFDVVHAHDWQAALLPLLRNLGWFRARTVYTIHNLAYQGVWGSQDFYAWTRLPGETYYGAGLEHHGSVNLMKAGIVNADAVTTVSPRYAWEITTPEGGEGLDGVLRAQQWKLRGILNGLDTAYWNPATDPYLEHHYSASDLSGKTRNRALLLSELGLEDRPTLGVVSRFAHQKGIDLIADAVDGLMGLGVNLVVLGSGDPHLERTFAWMAAHLKGRLAYVQGYNEPLAHRIYAGSDGFLMPSRFEPCGLAQLIAMRYGTPPIVRAVGGLLDTVKHWETGFIFEAMDAGGILHGVREFLKHPDREAVAKRAMQQDFSWDGPAREYVALYRQLLGG; encoded by the coding sequence ATGAAAGTTGCCTTTGTCGCCTCCGAAGCCTTCCCCTTTGCCAAGGTGGGGGGTCTGGCCGATGTGATTGGGAGCCTGCCCCAGGCCCTGAAGAAGCAGGGCCTCGAGCCCACCATCTTTATCCCCTGGTACTGGGGTATCCAGGGCTACTACGTGGGCGAGGCCTGGTTCAACTTCGAAGGCCAGCGCGAGAAGATTGGGATCGGCCACGCCGAGCACGGCGGGGTGCGCTACGTGCTGGTGGGGCTGGGGGATTTCGCCCGCGACAAATCCTACGGCTACCCCGACGACTTCCGCCGCTTCGTGCGTTTCGCCATGGCTACCGCCGAGCTGCTGGGCGATTTTGATGTTGTACACGCCCACGACTGGCAGGCTGCCCTGCTGCCGCTGCTGCGCAACCTGGGCTGGTTCAGGGCCCGCACGGTCTATACCATCCACAACCTGGCCTACCAGGGAGTCTGGGGTTCGCAGGACTTCTACGCCTGGACGCGCCTGCCGGGCGAGACCTACTACGGGGCGGGCCTCGAGCACCACGGCTCGGTCAACCTGATGAAAGCTGGGATTGTGAACGCCGATGCCGTGACCACCGTCTCGCCGCGCTACGCCTGGGAGATCACCACCCCCGAAGGGGGCGAAGGCCTCGACGGGGTGCTGCGGGCCCAGCAGTGGAAGCTGCGGGGCATCCTGAACGGCCTCGACACCGCCTACTGGAACCCCGCCACCGACCCTTACCTGGAGCACCACTACAGCGCCAGCGACCTCTCGGGCAAGACCCGCAACCGGGCCCTGCTGCTCTCGGAGCTGGGCCTGGAAGACCGCCCCACCCTGGGGGTGGTCTCGCGTTTTGCCCATCAGAAAGGGATTGATTTGATTGCCGATGCGGTGGACGGCCTGATGGGCCTGGGGGTCAACCTGGTGGTGCTGGGCAGCGGAGATCCCCACCTCGAGCGCACCTTCGCCTGGATGGCCGCGCACCTCAAGGGCCGCCTGGCCTACGTGCAGGGCTACAACGAACCCCTGGCCCACCGCATCTATGCCGGCTCCGACGGATTCCTAATGCCCTCGCGCTTCGAGCCCTGCGGGCTGGCCCAGCTCATCGCCATGCGCTACGGAACCCCGCCCATCGTGCGGGCCGTGGGCGGCCTGCTGGACACCGTAAAGCACTGGGAAACCGGCTTCATTTTCGAGGCCATGGACGCCGGGGGGATTCTGCACGGGGTGCGCGAGTTTCTCAAGCACCCCGACCGTGAAGCCGTAGCTAAACGGGCCATGCAGCAGGATTTTTCCTGGGATGGGCCGGCTCGCGAGTACGTGGCCCTCTACCGGCAACTGCTGGGCGGGTAG
- the glgC gene encoding glucose-1-phosphate adenylyltransferase, protein MSMRVLGMILAGGQGSRLFPLTAKRAKPSVPFGARYRIIDFVLNNFLNSGIYGIYVLTQFKAQSLTEHVQRHWRFGGFLEDAFILLVPAQMYRYEELGPVWYRGTADAIYQNLHLINNHKPEHVAIFGGDHIFKMNIAHMLDYHTDHKADLTIAAYPVPIEQASRFGVLQVDDQWRMVGFQEKPKNPTPIPGKPDQALVSMGNYIFRTEALVEKLEHDAKDPNSSHDFGKDVIPRALSEGYRIQVYDFKRNPIPGQSGPNTYWRDVGTIDAYFEASMDLIQVTPEFDLYNPEWPLRAANFNSPPAKFVHEAGARTGQAFNSLIAGGCIISGGTIRESVIFRRSRINSYALVERSVLFDEVEVGRYAKLRNAIVDKNVVIPPHTEIGYDLEADRVRGFTVTSEGIVVVPKSYRF, encoded by the coding sequence ATGTCTATGCGAGTTTTAGGGATGATTCTCGCGGGAGGTCAGGGTTCAAGGCTGTTCCCGCTCACGGCCAAGCGCGCCAAACCCTCGGTGCCTTTTGGGGCGCGTTACCGTATTATCGATTTTGTACTCAACAACTTCCTGAACTCGGGGATTTACGGGATTTATGTGCTCACCCAGTTCAAAGCCCAGTCCCTCACCGAGCACGTACAGCGGCACTGGCGGTTTGGGGGCTTCCTGGAGGATGCTTTCATTCTGCTGGTGCCGGCTCAGATGTACCGCTACGAGGAGCTGGGGCCGGTCTGGTACCGCGGCACCGCCGATGCCATCTACCAGAACTTACACCTCATCAACAACCACAAACCCGAGCACGTGGCAATTTTCGGGGGCGACCACATCTTCAAGATGAACATCGCCCACATGCTGGACTACCACACCGACCACAAAGCCGACCTCACCATTGCAGCCTACCCCGTGCCCATCGAGCAGGCCAGCCGTTTTGGGGTGCTGCAGGTAGACGACCAGTGGCGCATGGTGGGCTTTCAGGAAAAACCCAAGAACCCCACCCCCATCCCTGGCAAGCCCGACCAGGCCCTGGTCTCGATGGGTAACTATATCTTCCGTACCGAGGCCCTGGTGGAGAAGCTCGAGCACGACGCCAAAGACCCCAACTCCTCGCACGACTTCGGCAAGGACGTAATCCCCCGCGCCCTGAGCGAGGGTTATCGCATTCAGGTCTACGACTTCAAACGCAACCCCATCCCCGGCCAGAGCGGCCCCAACACCTACTGGCGCGACGTGGGCACCATTGATGCCTACTTTGAGGCCAGCATGGACCTGATCCAGGTCACCCCGGAGTTCGACCTGTACAACCCCGAATGGCCTCTGCGGGCGGCCAACTTTAACTCGCCACCGGCCAAGTTTGTGCACGAGGCCGGAGCCCGCACCGGACAGGCCTTCAACAGCCTGATTGCCGGGGGCTGCATTATCTCCGGCGGCACCATCCGCGAGTCGGTGATCTTCCGCCGCAGCCGCATCAATTCCTATGCCCTGGTCGAGCGCAGCGTGCTCTTCGACGAGGTGGAGGTGGGGCGCTACGCCAAGCTGCGCAACGCCATCGTGGACAAAAATGTGGTCATCCCGCCCCACACCGAGATTGGCTACGACCTCGAGGCCGACCGGGTACGGGGCTTCACCGTCACCTCGGAAGGGATTGTGGTGGTGCCCAAGAGCTACAGATTTTAG
- a CDS encoding SagB/ThcOx family dehydrogenase: MDKHPGKVFYRLTRIFPGDELPGGRAPAAKVYANPLESVELSEPARDGGPAVWRVLSRVAPTTPKVGSSITQAELSQVLAPLAVRRGGRGYPSAGGAYPLEVYLAVQRLQDTFQGIYHYAAKQHQLEQLSSRFDPQSWRAALMDLEAVEASAALVVFSAVPERSEAVFGLRGFRYALLEVGYAVGEVMVAATALGLQAYPAATFYDEEVRKLLSLPEAEHPVVVLLLGR, translated from the coding sequence ATGGACAAGCATCCCGGCAAGGTTTTTTACCGCCTGACGCGCATTTTCCCCGGAGACGAGCTGCCGGGTGGGCGGGCGCCGGCGGCCAAGGTCTATGCCAACCCGCTGGAGTCGGTCGAGCTATCGGAACCGGCCCGCGACGGGGGCCCGGCGGTGTGGCGTGTGCTCTCGAGGGTGGCGCCCACCACCCCCAAGGTGGGCTCCTCCATCACCCAGGCCGAGCTTTCGCAGGTGCTGGCCCCGCTGGCGGTGCGCCGGGGGGGGCGGGGGTATCCCTCGGCGGGGGGTGCGTATCCGCTCGAGGTCTACCTGGCCGTGCAGCGCCTGCAGGACACCTTCCAGGGCATCTACCACTACGCCGCCAAGCAACACCAGCTAGAGCAGCTTTCCAGCCGCTTCGACCCCCAAAGCTGGCGGGCGGCTCTGATGGATCTGGAAGCGGTGGAGGCCTCGGCGGCGCTGGTGGTGTTTAGCGCCGTGCCGGAGCGCTCCGAGGCCGTCTTCGGGCTGCGCGGCTTCCGCTATGCGCTTCTGGAGGTGGGCTACGCCGTGGGCGAGGTGATGGTGGCCGCCACCGCCCTGGGGTTGCAAGCCTACCCCGCCGCTACCTTTTACGACGAAGAGGTGCGCAAACTCCTTTCGCTGCCCGAGGCCGAGCACCCGGTGGTGGTGCTGTTGCTGGGGCGGTAA
- a CDS encoding S41 family peptidase, with protein MCPALAITPQAKSYLDNVLDLLETHYVRSDTINWTELRQKAYQLAANAQRPSDTYLAIEQVLAEIGEGHMYFIPAPQAGQGSEARTMYGGGLELRRAGNFIIRLTPGGPAQKAGLEIGDQIEMVNGRPLILPEELFSYRQGQTVELLVYRARTDQRKTVRLSLTEPLQPPKPTAWLLGQKFGYLDLPRHSLADARQLDYARQVQQAIRAVDAQMPCGWVVDLRNNAGGLFYSMLLGVGPLLGEGYVGGLVGPKSKEQWIYQDGKVLVRSGDATKVMVQLEQPYRLRTVNSPVAVLMGPETTSAGEALVIAFKGRPNTRFFGEPSYGFTTALRMFELPDGARIAIAVAFFADREGQPYDQQLEPDESLFTEWGFFQSEKDEVLQGALVWLQNQPVCRDTRP; from the coding sequence ATGTGTCCAGCGCTAGCTATCACACCTCAAGCCAAAAGCTACCTGGACAACGTACTGGACTTGCTCGAGACGCACTACGTACGTAGCGACACCATCAACTGGACTGAACTGCGACAAAAAGCGTACCAACTAGCCGCCAACGCCCAGCGTCCCTCGGACACCTACCTGGCTATTGAGCAGGTGTTGGCCGAGATAGGGGAGGGGCATATGTACTTCATCCCAGCACCCCAGGCAGGCCAGGGGAGTGAGGCCCGTACCATGTACGGGGGTGGGCTCGAGCTGCGGCGGGCGGGGAACTTCATCATTCGGCTAACCCCCGGCGGCCCGGCTCAGAAGGCAGGTCTGGAGATAGGGGATCAGATCGAAATGGTAAACGGCAGACCCTTGATCCTACCGGAAGAACTTTTCAGCTATCGGCAAGGCCAGACTGTTGAACTTTTGGTGTACCGTGCTCGTACCGACCAGCGCAAGACGGTGCGGCTCTCCCTGACCGAACCGCTACAACCGCCCAAGCCTACCGCTTGGCTCCTCGGCCAAAAGTTTGGCTATCTGGATCTGCCCCGGCACAGCCTGGCCGATGCCCGCCAGCTCGACTATGCCCGCCAGGTACAGCAGGCCATCCGGGCGGTGGATGCCCAGATGCCCTGCGGCTGGGTGGTGGACTTGCGCAACAATGCCGGGGGACTGTTCTACTCGATGCTTTTGGGGGTGGGCCCGCTGCTTGGAGAAGGATATGTGGGGGGTCTGGTGGGGCCAAAATCCAAAGAACAATGGATTTATCAGGATGGCAAGGTGCTGGTTAGGTCGGGTGATGCTACAAAGGTAATGGTGCAACTCGAGCAGCCCTACCGGCTGCGCACAGTTAATAGCCCGGTGGCGGTACTGATGGGGCCCGAAACCACCAGCGCGGGTGAGGCTCTGGTGATTGCCTTCAAGGGTCGCCCCAACACGCGCTTCTTTGGCGAACCCAGTTATGGCTTCACCACCGCCCTGCGGATGTTCGAACTGCCCGACGGAGCACGGATTGCCATTGCAGTTGCTTTCTTTGCCGACCGGGAAGGACAGCCCTACGACCAGCAGCTCGAGCCCGATGAAAGCCTCTTTACCGAATGGGGGTTTTTCCAAAGCGAAAAAGATGAGGTGTTGCAGGGTGCTCTGGTCTGGCTGCAAAACCAGCCTGTCTGCCGGGATACTCGACCTTAA
- a CDS encoding gamma-glutamylcyclotransferase has product MDAPEAVFVYGTLKQGERNFQVSKEAGWLRSAEAYIEGFRLFHIPRSEVRPYAYPGVVRGEGRVWGEVQWFADLAHALEPLDELEDEGREYRRIPTTAYLSQPAPQPCAVWVYTYPSLGAMQSVSGLWLPEGVWREETRSKG; this is encoded by the coding sequence ATGGATGCTCCAGAAGCGGTTTTTGTCTACGGTACCCTCAAGCAGGGCGAGCGCAACTTCCAGGTCTCGAAAGAGGCCGGTTGGCTGCGCTCAGCCGAGGCCTACATAGAAGGTTTCAGGCTTTTTCACATTCCCAGAAGCGAGGTGCGTCCCTATGCCTATCCGGGGGTGGTGCGGGGGGAGGGGCGGGTCTGGGGCGAGGTGCAGTGGTTTGCCGATTTAGCACACGCGCTCGAGCCGCTCGACGAACTCGAGGACGAAGGCCGGGAGTACCGGCGCATCCCCACCACGGCCTACCTGAGCCAGCCAGCCCCACAACCCTGCGCGGTCTGGGTGTATACCTATCCCAGCCTCGGGGCCATGCAAAGCGTCTCGGGCCTCTGGCTGCCGGAGGGGGTCTGGCGTGAAGAAACCCGGTCGAAGGGGTAA
- a CDS encoding tetratricopeptide repeat protein encodes MRDPAEFSGLAPTLILPQRRSDLERLNSSDPRDFLFLRESDLLFSHDEWQQAVGAQQTYAETGGWPEALALLQRIVLRPGESLVRHPLCVARLGSLLPKDIPREILAKAAQSPLLIPELYGLLGLDGTSVAELYDRGLLYAQGSGLVMPKLLRLYLRGSISAEVARFIETTLLASGHATAVLELLAEQGEWERYLRLLTETFSTAHGNAYLRERLALVPPKYRDLPVYRYLATYLARFAGHTTLMEKELVELLPLADDHLRPFVLNAYGVSLGMQARYEEAIEKFRECLEPNGSRVEEITGKVFHNLGVAFFHLGKFAQAQDALLRAASIYRQLGLFDQEAISLATLAPVELCLGNPREAISLLERALPYMNKLAAESYLTAENLAKAWIMCGDSSNAEKHLLELPDPKRDLRSHLVTKKRLGEVYLWKGRYAEAKQLVEEVLYSNFKDQEVLDDAHLLLSRIAFLEGKTEQARAHLNKVARSVHAITESGWQGLVNLDTAIAELRRLGMKFDLAQLLLRKGDLASLREALELSRTYQYGLLLHHPHYAHLWRPLVLADKGARSVFPLQIGTFGSFEARLLGTKLDLSRFKTRKSAVLLTYMALHPSAHNRDKLAELFWNDASSPLASLNTAVSELRKLFEAPIMEGNKGQVWLTFPVQTDLEDFTKSTEPFLKQPLLDPNQIGRLEAQLARFDAPWLPDFPDWFDEERAFVEHRKAKLWRLLADFYATRAPHKAVAAYQRVTCLEPFNTEAWAGLMELYNTLGEKSLAEQARAAMHRAMRELFP; translated from the coding sequence TTGCGCGACCCCGCCGAGTTTTCCGGTCTGGCACCTACCCTAATTTTGCCCCAACGACGCTCCGACTTGGAGCGCCTTAACTCGAGCGACCCTCGAGACTTTCTCTTTCTCCGGGAATCCGATCTACTCTTCAGCCACGACGAATGGCAGCAGGCCGTGGGTGCGCAGCAAACCTACGCCGAGACCGGCGGCTGGCCCGAGGCACTGGCTCTGTTGCAGCGAATCGTCCTACGGCCTGGTGAGTCGTTGGTACGACATCCCCTTTGTGTGGCTCGGCTGGGGTCGCTGCTACCCAAGGATATTCCCCGCGAAATTTTAGCCAAAGCGGCCCAAAGCCCACTTCTGATTCCCGAGCTGTACGGGCTGCTAGGTCTAGATGGCACATCCGTTGCTGAACTCTACGACCGGGGCCTGCTTTATGCCCAGGGTTCCGGTTTGGTCATGCCCAAGCTGTTGCGGCTCTACCTACGGGGTTCTATTTCTGCCGAAGTGGCCCGGTTCATCGAGACAACATTGTTGGCCAGTGGTCATGCGACGGCTGTCCTGGAGTTGCTGGCCGAGCAGGGTGAATGGGAACGGTACCTGCGGCTCTTGACAGAGACGTTTTCGACCGCTCATGGCAATGCCTATCTGCGCGAGCGGCTGGCTCTGGTTCCACCAAAGTACCGAGATTTGCCTGTCTATCGTTATCTGGCTACCTATCTGGCCCGCTTCGCCGGCCATACCACACTCATGGAAAAAGAGCTGGTGGAGTTGTTGCCTTTGGCCGATGACCACCTTCGCCCCTTTGTGCTCAACGCCTATGGAGTTTCTCTGGGCATGCAAGCCAGGTATGAAGAGGCCATCGAAAAGTTTCGTGAGTGCCTCGAACCCAACGGTTCCAGGGTAGAAGAGATCACTGGAAAGGTTTTTCATAACCTGGGGGTGGCGTTTTTTCATCTCGGAAAATTTGCACAGGCCCAAGATGCGCTTTTGCGTGCAGCAAGCATTTATCGCCAACTTGGGCTATTTGATCAAGAAGCCATTTCCCTGGCAACCTTGGCTCCGGTGGAGCTTTGTCTGGGTAACCCGCGGGAAGCAATTTCGCTCCTCGAGCGTGCCCTACCCTACATGAATAAGCTGGCAGCCGAGAGCTATCTCACAGCCGAAAACCTGGCGAAGGCCTGGATAATGTGCGGCGATAGTTCAAATGCGGAAAAGCACCTTCTCGAGCTACCCGACCCCAAAAGAGATCTTCGCAGCCATTTGGTCACCAAGAAACGCTTGGGCGAGGTGTATTTATGGAAGGGGCGGTATGCAGAGGCGAAACAGTTGGTTGAGGAGGTTTTGTATAGCAACTTCAAGGATCAGGAAGTCCTGGACGATGCGCATTTATTGTTGAGCCGCATTGCTTTTCTGGAAGGCAAGACCGAGCAGGCTCGAGCCCATCTGAATAAGGTGGCGCGGAGTGTTCATGCCATCACCGAGTCGGGTTGGCAGGGCCTGGTCAACCTCGACACAGCCATCGCCGAGCTACGTCGGCTAGGGATGAAGTTCGATTTAGCCCAACTTCTGCTTCGCAAGGGCGATTTGGCTTCTTTACGAGAGGCACTGGAGCTTAGTCGTACATACCAGTATGGCTTGTTGCTGCACCACCCACATTATGCTCACCTCTGGCGGCCTCTGGTGTTGGCCGATAAGGGTGCGCGAAGCGTTTTCCCGTTGCAGATAGGTACTTTCGGTTCTTTTGAGGCCCGGTTATTGGGTACAAAGCTTGACTTAAGCCGGTTCAAGACCCGCAAATCTGCGGTGTTGCTTACATATATGGCCCTTCATCCCAGCGCGCACAACCGGGATAAACTGGCCGAGCTGTTTTGGAACGATGCCTCCAGTCCGCTGGCCTCTCTCAACACCGCGGTCTCCGAGCTTAGAAAACTGTTCGAAGCGCCGATCATGGAGGGTAATAAGGGCCAGGTATGGCTGACTTTTCCGGTTCAAACCGACCTGGAGGACTTTACCAAGAGCACCGAACCATTCCTGAAACAGCCCTTGCTCGATCCAAACCAAATTGGCCGCCTCGAGGCCCAACTAGCCCGCTTTGATGCACCTTGGCTTCCAGACTTTCCGGATTGGTTCGATGAAGAGCGCGCATTTGTGGAACACCGGAAGGCCAAACTTTGGCGATTACTGGCCGATTTTTATGCCACTCGTGCTCCGCATAAGGCGGTTGCTGCCTATCAACGAGTGACCTGCCTCGAGCCTTTCAACACCGAGGCTTGGGCCGGCCTGATGGAGCTTTACAACACACTTGGCGAAAAAAGCCTTGCTGAACAGGCTCGGGCCGCTATGCATAGGGCTATGCGGGAGCTCTTTCCATAA
- a CDS encoding AAA family ATPase, with amino-acid sequence MRLSYEALEWRTPIENSAEPVSPPPPPPFFGQERARGALEMAIRGGFHAYLVGPSSLGKHEALLAYLSTQSVETPPDLLYVPLSERKVAVLTLPSGQEIHLAEAVEGLLLEVNRLDELFRQGSFLREKTQLEARFKEAREQQLEALRREAQEAGFALSSNGERLELTGPGPVPAELSARLEEVTLGSLAASAELEVALRRLRRDWALHYLNNRFEPLFQRFPQARTYLEALRARLARYAETGEPLDPAQWRPNLLTSSSSGTPPPIVYEPYATAPRLFGRLDYVVDRGVWSTNVSLIRPGAVHRAQGGYLILDALSLKREGTWEAFKRALRNGQVEPVTEPQAPASLEVEPFPIQMQVILVGTPEAFEGLEEDPAFSELFRIRAEFSPTLPASPESRMALGGWLLAQGFQLTQGGLTRLYDEARRSAEQRDRMDARLVEIRALAEEAAVLGEGLVSAESVEQAIAAREHRSFLSEEEFLRAVQEGVISLHTTGKAVGEVNSLVVVEAAPYWGRPARLTARAAPGRDHLISIDREAGLGGQIFHKAVLTLAGYLRSRYIEHGSLPVTISLAFEQSYVSIEGDSAGLAELVATLSAIGNFPLRQDLAVTGAVDQTGKVLAVGAINAKVEGFFRVCKALGLSGTQGVILPQANLANLTLQAEVLEAIRAGQFHIYAVETAEQALELLTGARMEGFRGLQDRIRAGLEAFARLEEGHDKEDRENSQ; translated from the coding sequence ATGAGGCTATCCTACGAGGCGCTCGAGTGGCGCACACCCATCGAAAATTCCGCCGAACCGGTCTCCCCGCCGCCGCCCCCGCCTTTTTTCGGCCAGGAGCGGGCTAGGGGGGCGCTGGAGATGGCGATCCGCGGAGGTTTTCACGCCTATCTGGTGGGGCCTTCCAGTCTGGGAAAGCACGAGGCCCTGCTGGCTTACCTGAGCACCCAGAGCGTGGAAACCCCGCCCGATCTGCTGTACGTGCCCCTCTCGGAGCGCAAGGTAGCGGTGCTAACCCTGCCCAGCGGGCAGGAAATTCACCTGGCCGAGGCAGTGGAGGGCCTGCTGCTGGAGGTCAACCGGCTGGACGAGCTGTTTCGACAGGGCTCTTTTCTACGGGAAAAAACCCAGCTCGAGGCCCGCTTCAAAGAGGCCCGCGAACAGCAGCTCGAGGCGCTCCGACGTGAAGCCCAGGAGGCCGGGTTTGCCCTGTCTAGCAACGGCGAGCGGCTGGAGCTCACCGGCCCCGGCCCGGTTCCTGCCGAACTCAGCGCCCGGCTGGAGGAGGTTACCCTGGGCAGCCTGGCCGCTTCCGCCGAGCTCGAGGTCGCCCTCCGGCGGCTGCGCCGCGACTGGGCCCTGCACTACCTTAATAACCGCTTCGAACCCTTGTTTCAGCGCTTCCCCCAGGCCAGAACCTACCTCGAGGCCCTGCGGGCCCGGCTGGCCCGCTACGCCGAGACCGGCGAGCCCCTCGACCCGGCCCAGTGGCGGCCCAACCTGCTCACCTCCTCCAGCAGCGGCACCCCGCCCCCCATCGTCTACGAACCCTACGCCACGGCCCCCCGGCTTTTTGGGCGGCTGGACTACGTGGTGGATCGGGGGGTGTGGAGCACCAACGTCAGCCTGATCCGCCCCGGCGCGGTGCACCGCGCCCAGGGGGGGTATCTGATCCTGGATGCCCTGAGTCTCAAGCGCGAGGGCACCTGGGAGGCCTTCAAGCGGGCCCTGCGCAACGGCCAGGTCGAGCCGGTGACCGAGCCCCAGGCCCCGGCCAGCCTCGAGGTCGAACCCTTCCCCATCCAGATGCAGGTGATCCTGGTGGGCACCCCCGAGGCCTTCGAGGGGCTGGAGGAAGACCCGGCCTTCAGCGAGCTGTTTCGCATCCGGGCCGAGTTCTCGCCCACCCTGCCGGCCAGCCCCGAAAGCCGCATGGCCCTGGGGGGGTGGCTCCTGGCCCAGGGCTTCCAGCTCACCCAGGGCGGCCTCACCCGGCTCTACGACGAAGCCCGGCGCAGCGCCGAGCAGCGCGACCGCATGGACGCCCGCCTGGTGGAGATTCGGGCCCTGGCCGAAGAGGCCGCCGTTCTTGGGGAGGGCCTCGTCAGCGCCGAGTCCGTTGAACAGGCCATTGCGGCCCGCGAGCACCGGAGCTTTCTCTCCGAGGAAGAGTTTTTGCGGGCGGTGCAGGAGGGGGTTATCAGCCTGCATACGACTGGAAAAGCGGTGGGCGAGGTGAACAGCCTGGTGGTGGTCGAGGCCGCGCCCTACTGGGGCCGCCCGGCCCGCCTGACTGCTCGAGCCGCCCCCGGCCGCGATCACCTGATCTCCATCGACCGCGAGGCCGGCCTGGGCGGGCAGATTTTCCACAAGGCGGTGCTGACCCTGGCTGGTTACCTGCGCAGCCGGTACATCGAGCATGGTTCCCTACCGGTGACGATCAGCCTGGCTTTTGAGCAAAGCTATGTCTCCATCGAAGGCGACTCGGCTGGGCTGGCCGAGCTGGTAGCGACGCTATCGGCCATTGGCAACTTCCCCCTGCGGCAGGACCTGGCCGTAACGGGCGCGGTAGACCAGACCGGTAAGGTGCTGGCGGTGGGGGCCATCAACGCCAAGGTGGAGGGCTTCTTCCGGGTTTGCAAGGCGCTGGGCCTGAGCGGAACCCAGGGGGTGATTCTGCCCCAAGCCAACCTTGCCAACCTGACCCTGCAGGCCGAGGTGCTCGAGGCCATCCGGGCCGGGCAGTTCCACATCTACGCGGTCGAGACGGCCGAACAGGCCCTCGAGCTTCTGACTGGCGCCCGCATGGAGGGCTTCCGGGGTCTGCAGGACAGGATCCGGGCTGGGCTCGAGGCCTTCGCCAGGCTCGAGGAAGGCCACGATAAAGAAGACCGGGAAAATAGCCAGTAA